A single window of Pseudarthrobacter psychrotolerans DNA harbors:
- a CDS encoding tripartite tricarboxylate transporter TctB family protein, which translates to MSSSPTLASRLKGRSELGVALLLGAAGALVIWDATRIATTYSRTDPVGPKTLPFIVGGMLLVCAVMLAINVLRGGKGEAEGGEDVDLSHPADWKTVLPLAGAFIANILLIDWAGWVISGTILFWGSVWALGGRNYIRDGLISVAMSLLTFYGFYLGLGINLPAGLLEGIL; encoded by the coding sequence GTGAGCTCCTCACCAACATTGGCCTCACGGCTCAAGGGCCGCTCCGAGCTGGGGGTTGCCCTCCTGCTCGGGGCGGCCGGGGCCCTGGTCATCTGGGATGCAACCCGCATCGCCACCACGTACTCCCGCACTGATCCCGTAGGACCGAAGACCCTGCCGTTCATCGTGGGCGGCATGTTGCTGGTCTGCGCCGTGATGCTCGCCATCAATGTGCTCCGCGGCGGCAAGGGTGAAGCGGAAGGCGGCGAGGACGTGGACCTTTCCCACCCCGCCGACTGGAAGACCGTCCTGCCGCTGGCAGGCGCCTTCATCGCGAACATCCTGCTGATCGACTGGGCCGGGTGGGTCATCTCCGGCACCATCCTGTTCTGGGGAAGCGTGTGGGCACTGGGCGGCCGGAACTACATCCGCGACGGTCTCATCTCCGTGGCGATGTCCCTCCTGACCTTTTACGGCTTCTACCTTGGCCTTGGCATTAACCTGCCCGCCGGTCTCCTGGAAGGGATTCTCTGA
- a CDS encoding sensor histidine kinase: MSLAGQYLVLQLLIVFAVLVAVVAISLAQSAAAFERVEGRRALSAAEALGANPTVRALLPAAEPRGGSALPAVAESVRTVSGSSHVALAKLDRTVVASSNPDLLGQPLELGASRVLEGRAWTGVVDGSGTEELSAHVPVLDDAGIMIGIASISRNYPSILERLGDAVPNLLTYLGVASVLGVAGSLLLSRRVKRQTLGMEPSEITGLVENREAMLHGLKEGVVALDPHERITVANDSARALLGLPADCVGKRLAGLTVEPALKEVLTREQPEPDQLVLVGDRLVVLNRVPILSRGRDIGSVTTLRDRTELSALERELGATRTATDTLRAQAHEFANQLHVISGLIQIGEYDSVVQFVNGATLDRTRLNDEVTSRIEDPALAALLIAKSSLATEHGVTLQLDPESGLERVDDELSRDLTTVVGNLVDNAFDAVTGLPEAVVRVLVEDTADGVTVTVRDSGPGVSGDPGEIFRQGFTTKEPGPGGSRGFGLALSRVVCRRSGGDLTVTNNNGAVFTARLERTPLEPTRPDRTRPEQTRRLQQ, translated from the coding sequence ATGTCCCTTGCGGGGCAGTACCTGGTTCTGCAGTTGCTCATCGTTTTCGCCGTCCTGGTGGCCGTGGTGGCCATCTCCCTGGCCCAGTCCGCTGCAGCATTCGAGCGGGTTGAGGGGCGCCGGGCGCTCTCCGCTGCCGAAGCCCTGGGTGCCAATCCCACCGTACGGGCACTGCTGCCCGCGGCCGAACCGCGCGGCGGCTCGGCCCTTCCCGCCGTGGCCGAGTCCGTGCGGACAGTCTCCGGATCCTCGCACGTAGCGCTCGCCAAGCTTGACCGCACAGTGGTAGCCTCCTCCAATCCCGACCTTTTGGGCCAGCCGCTGGAACTCGGTGCCAGCCGCGTGCTGGAAGGCCGCGCCTGGACCGGCGTGGTGGACGGATCCGGCACGGAGGAACTGTCCGCCCACGTTCCGGTCCTGGACGACGCCGGGATTATGATCGGCATCGCGTCCATCAGCCGCAATTACCCGTCCATCCTGGAGCGGCTGGGGGACGCCGTGCCCAACCTCCTCACCTATCTCGGCGTGGCCAGCGTGCTGGGTGTTGCCGGTTCGCTGCTGCTCTCCCGCCGGGTGAAGCGGCAGACCCTGGGCATGGAACCGAGCGAAATTACCGGCCTGGTGGAGAACCGCGAGGCCATGCTCCATGGCCTGAAGGAGGGAGTGGTGGCGCTGGACCCGCACGAGCGGATCACCGTGGCCAACGACAGCGCCCGCGCACTGCTTGGCCTCCCCGCTGACTGTGTGGGCAAGCGGCTCGCCGGCCTGACCGTCGAACCGGCCCTCAAGGAAGTCCTCACCCGGGAGCAGCCGGAGCCGGACCAGCTGGTGCTTGTTGGCGACCGGCTGGTGGTGCTGAACCGGGTCCCCATCCTTTCGCGCGGCCGCGACATCGGTTCCGTCACCACACTGCGTGACCGGACGGAACTGTCCGCACTGGAGCGGGAACTCGGAGCCACCCGGACGGCCACCGACACGCTCCGCGCCCAGGCCCACGAATTCGCCAACCAGCTGCATGTGATCTCCGGCCTCATCCAGATCGGGGAATACGATTCCGTGGTCCAGTTCGTCAACGGTGCCACGCTGGACCGGACCCGGCTCAACGACGAAGTCACCAGCCGCATCGAGGACCCGGCGCTCGCCGCGCTCCTGATCGCCAAGTCGAGCCTGGCCACCGAACACGGGGTCACCCTGCAGCTCGACCCGGAATCCGGGCTGGAGCGCGTTGACGATGAGTTGTCCCGGGACCTCACCACCGTCGTCGGGAACCTGGTGGACAACGCGTTCGACGCCGTCACCGGGCTTCCGGAGGCAGTGGTCAGGGTGCTCGTGGAGGACACCGCCGACGGCGTCACGGTCACCGTCCGTGATTCCGGCCCCGGCGTTAGCGGGGATCCGGGGGAGATCTTCCGGCAGGGTTTCACCACCAAGGAGCCCGGCCCCGGCGGCAGCAGGGGCTTCGGCCTGGCGCTTTCACGGGTGGTCTGTCGGCGGAGCGGCGGCGACCTCACGGTAACCAACAACAACGGGGCGGTCTTCACCGCCCGGCTGGAACGAACCCCGTTGGAACCAACCAGGCCGGATCGAACCCGCCCGGAACAAACACGGAGACTGCAGCAATGA
- a CDS encoding response regulator: MINVLIVDDDFMVAKVHAGFIQRTPGFAVVGVAHTGAQAVIEAGRLQPDLVLLDIHLPDINGLDLMHKLRAVAPELDVLVISAAREVETVRKALRGGIVHYLIKPFSQTDLQERLEHYRSAYQGLDSAKDVAEQSDVNRVFGLDRTDRPLPKGCSIETLKLVEAALNDADGDLSAAEVAVELGTSRVSARRYLEYLHDEGVLEVRLKYGAGRPERRYVLKA; encoded by the coding sequence ATGATCAACGTCCTGATTGTCGATGACGACTTTATGGTGGCCAAGGTCCACGCAGGGTTCATCCAGCGCACTCCCGGGTTCGCCGTCGTCGGGGTGGCCCACACCGGCGCCCAGGCGGTCATCGAAGCCGGGAGGCTGCAACCGGACCTGGTGCTCCTTGATATCCATCTGCCGGACATCAACGGCCTGGACCTTATGCACAAACTGCGCGCGGTGGCCCCTGAACTGGATGTCCTGGTGATCAGCGCTGCCCGTGAGGTGGAAACAGTGCGCAAGGCCCTCCGCGGCGGGATTGTGCACTACCTCATCAAGCCCTTCTCGCAGACCGACCTGCAGGAACGGCTGGAGCACTACCGCAGCGCCTACCAGGGCCTGGACTCGGCCAAGGATGTGGCGGAGCAGTCGGATGTGAACCGGGTGTTCGGGCTGGACCGGACCGATCGGCCCCTGCCGAAGGGCTGCAGCATCGAAACGCTGAAGCTGGTGGAAGCTGCCCTGAACGATGCCGACGGCGACCTGTCCGCTGCCGAAGTTGCGGTCGAGCTGGGCACATCCCGTGTCAGCGCGCGCCGGTATCTGGAGTACCTCCATGATGAGGGCGTCCTGGAGGTCCGGCTCAAGTACGGCGCGGGCAGGCCCGAGCGGCGTTACGTGCTCAAGGCTTAG
- the hutG gene encoding formimidoylglutamase, whose translation MVSPELTVDVSPQPWTGRFDGDGAEHRRWWQAVSPYAPGADSADIPQKASPANSAEVPAVILGFASDEGVRRNKGRTGAALAPAAIRSALGPLAFHLDRTVSDAGDIVVSDGALEAGQVRAGHAMTAMLDAGHLTVVLGGGHETAFASYLGVAGSDAVRGGKRLGILNLDAHFDLRDEPLPSSGTPFLQMAGAEAAAGRAFRYAVVGISEPNNTRSLFNTADGLGVRYLLDEDCTAERVRAFVADFLAAVDVLYLTIDLDVLPASVAPGVSAPAAYGVPLPVVSAVCRQVAESGKLLHLDVAELNPEFDVDGRTAKVAARLVNTLLR comes from the coding sequence ATGGTTTCTCCTGAGCTCACCGTTGACGTTTCCCCGCAGCCCTGGACGGGGCGGTTCGATGGCGACGGCGCCGAGCACCGCCGTTGGTGGCAGGCGGTTTCGCCCTACGCACCCGGCGCTGATTCGGCTGACATTCCGCAGAAGGCATCCCCCGCTAACTCCGCCGAAGTCCCCGCCGTGATCCTGGGCTTCGCCAGCGACGAGGGTGTCCGCCGCAACAAGGGACGGACCGGAGCTGCGCTGGCGCCGGCAGCCATCCGGTCAGCGCTCGGCCCGCTCGCCTTCCACCTTGATCGCACTGTGTCCGACGCCGGGGACATCGTGGTCTCTGACGGCGCCTTGGAGGCCGGCCAGGTCCGCGCCGGGCACGCGATGACCGCCATGCTCGATGCCGGCCACCTCACCGTGGTGTTGGGCGGCGGGCACGAGACCGCGTTCGCAAGCTATCTGGGCGTGGCCGGATCAGACGCAGTGCGAGGCGGAAAGCGGCTTGGCATCCTGAACCTGGACGCGCACTTCGACCTCCGCGATGAGCCCCTTCCCAGCTCGGGAACGCCGTTCCTCCAGATGGCCGGGGCGGAAGCCGCCGCTGGGCGCGCATTCCGTTACGCCGTCGTCGGGATTTCCGAGCCGAACAACACGCGGTCACTCTTCAACACAGCGGATGGGCTGGGCGTGCGGTACCTGCTGGATGAGGACTGCACGGCGGAGCGCGTGCGGGCATTTGTGGCGGACTTCCTGGCAGCCGTGGACGTGCTGTACCTGACGATCGACCTGGATGTCCTGCCGGCGTCGGTGGCTCCCGGCGTGAGCGCACCCGCTGCCTACGGCGTCCCGCTGCCCGTTGTCAGCGCGGTCTGCCGGCAGGTGGCGGAAAGCGGCAAGCTGCTGCACCTGGATGTGGCCGAGCTGAACCCGGAGTTCGACGTGGACGGCCGGACCGCCAAGGTTGCCGCTCGGCTGGTGAACACGCTGCTGCGTTAA
- a CDS encoding NCS2 family permease, whose amino-acid sequence MLKQGSALDRYFKISERGSNLSREIRGGFATFFAMSYIVVLNPLILSGPDSTGNTLGFAAVAAVTAFVAGILTILMGAWARHPFALAAGLGVNAFVAVTVATNPGLTWPDMMGLVVLSGVTMLILVLTGFRTAVFKAVPDGLKTAIVVGIGLFIALIGLVNAGFVRRIPDAAGTTVPVGLGFDGKLLGWPTLVFVFGLILTIALVVRKVKGAILIGIVTSTILSVVLEFTLHIGPSIQKDKPFNPQGWSLVAPKFTDWAAPDLSLIGKANPFGAFEHLGVVAAALLAFVILLSFFFDAMGTMVGLATEAGTIDKDGNIPNVDRVLMVDAVGAIIGGGASVSSNQIYVESGAGIGEGARTGLASIVTGLLFLVAMFFTPLINLVPFEAVASALVVVGFMMVSQVGKIDWQDWGIAIPAFLTFTLMPFTYSIANGLGAGFIAFVLIRTFQGRAREVHPLMWAVAAAFLLFFAIGPIEAALGMP is encoded by the coding sequence ATGCTTAAGCAGGGCTCTGCCTTGGACCGGTACTTCAAGATCTCCGAGCGGGGGTCCAACCTCTCCCGCGAGATCCGCGGCGGCTTTGCCACGTTCTTCGCCATGAGCTACATCGTGGTGCTTAACCCCCTGATCCTCTCCGGCCCGGACTCCACCGGCAACACACTGGGTTTTGCTGCAGTGGCTGCTGTGACGGCGTTTGTGGCGGGCATCCTCACCATCCTGATGGGCGCCTGGGCCAGGCACCCCTTCGCGCTGGCCGCGGGCCTGGGCGTGAACGCGTTTGTGGCCGTCACGGTCGCCACGAACCCGGGCCTCACATGGCCGGACATGATGGGCCTGGTGGTCCTGTCCGGCGTGACCATGCTGATCCTGGTCCTCACCGGCTTCCGGACCGCCGTCTTCAAGGCCGTCCCGGACGGGCTGAAGACCGCCATCGTGGTGGGCATCGGCCTGTTCATCGCCCTGATCGGGCTGGTCAACGCCGGCTTTGTCCGCCGGATCCCCGACGCTGCAGGCACCACGGTTCCCGTGGGCCTGGGCTTTGACGGCAAGCTGCTGGGCTGGCCCACCCTCGTGTTCGTCTTCGGACTCATCCTGACCATCGCCCTCGTGGTCCGCAAGGTCAAGGGCGCGATCCTGATCGGCATCGTCACCTCCACGATCCTGTCCGTGGTCCTGGAATTCACCCTGCACATCGGTCCCAGCATTCAGAAGGACAAGCCTTTCAACCCGCAGGGCTGGTCCCTCGTGGCCCCGAAGTTCACGGACTGGGCGGCCCCGGACCTGTCCCTGATCGGCAAGGCCAACCCCTTCGGCGCGTTTGAACACCTGGGCGTCGTGGCCGCGGCCCTGCTGGCCTTCGTGATCCTGCTGAGCTTCTTCTTCGACGCCATGGGCACCATGGTGGGCCTGGCCACGGAGGCCGGCACGATCGACAAGGACGGCAACATCCCCAACGTTGACCGCGTGCTGATGGTCGACGCCGTGGGCGCGATCATCGGCGGCGGCGCGTCGGTCTCCTCCAACCAGATCTACGTGGAATCCGGTGCCGGCATTGGTGAAGGCGCCCGCACCGGCCTGGCCTCGATCGTCACCGGCCTGCTGTTCCTCGTCGCCATGTTCTTCACCCCGCTGATCAACCTGGTTCCGTTCGAGGCCGTCGCCTCGGCCCTCGTCGTCGTCGGCTTCATGATGGTCTCCCAGGTCGGCAAGATCGACTGGCAGGACTGGGGCATCGCGATCCCGGCCTTCCTGACCTTCACCCTGATGCCGTTCACCTACTCGATCGCCAACGGCCTCGGCGCCGGCTTCATCGCCTTCGTCCTGATCCGCACCTTCCAGGGCCGCGCGCGCGAGGTGCACCCGCTGATGTGGGCCGTGGCGGCCGCATTCCTGCTGTTCTTCGCAATCGGCCCGATCGAGGCCGCACTCGGCATGCCGTAG
- a CDS encoding excinuclease ABC subunit UvrA: MTTDTSTDQQLPAAHVADSHDLISVQGARENNLKDISIEIPKRRLTVFTGVSGSGKSSLVFATIAAESQRMINETYSAFVQGFMPNLARPDVDHLEGLTTAIIVDQERMGANPRSTVGTATDANAMLRILFSRLGTPYVGPPTAFSFNVPTRKASGVMSTEKAGGRVEKSVVQNAVYLGGMCARCEGMGSVSDFDLTALYDDTKSLGDGALTVPGYSMDGWYGRLFEGMGLPMDKPIATFTKKQLETMLYSEPTKIKVEGINLTFEGIIPKIQKSMLSKDVEAMQPHVRRFVESAITFQACPECEGTRLSLEARSSRIQGKNIADLCEMQISDLAEWVREFDEPSVAPLLNGLQHLLDSFAEIGLGYLSLDRPAGTLSGGEAQRTKMIRHLGSSLTDVTYVFDEPTIGLHPHDIERMNQLLLQLRDKGNTVLVVEHKPETIAIADHVVDLGPGAGTAGGSVCFEGSVDGLRRSDTITGRHLDDRAKVRGSVRTSSGVLEVHGASTHNLRNVDVDVPLGVLCVVTGVAGSGKSSLIHGSVAGRDGVVVVDQGAIKGSRRSNPATYTGLLEPIRKAFAKANNVKPALFSSNSEGACPTCNGAGVIFTELGVMATVESTCEDCEGRRFQASVLEYTLGGRNISEVLAMSMTEAEVFFSEGEARTPAAHKILDRLVDVGLGYLTLGQPLTTLSGGERQRVKLATQMAEKGDVYVLDEPTTGLHLADVENLLGLLDRLVESGKSVIVIEHHQAVMAHADWIIDLGPGAGHDGGKIVFEGTPAELVAAKSTLTGKHLAAYVAG, translated from the coding sequence ATGACTACTGACACATCGACAGACCAGCAGCTCCCCGCGGCGCACGTCGCCGACAGCCACGATCTGATCAGTGTGCAGGGTGCCCGGGAGAACAACCTCAAGGACATCAGCATCGAGATCCCCAAGCGGCGCCTGACAGTATTCACGGGGGTGTCCGGATCGGGCAAGAGCTCACTGGTGTTCGCGACGATCGCCGCCGAGTCCCAGCGGATGATCAACGAGACCTACAGCGCCTTTGTGCAGGGATTTATGCCAAACCTGGCGCGGCCCGACGTGGACCACCTCGAAGGGCTGACCACGGCGATCATCGTTGACCAGGAGCGGATGGGCGCGAACCCCCGCTCCACGGTGGGCACTGCCACGGACGCCAACGCCATGCTCCGGATCCTCTTCAGCCGGCTGGGAACCCCGTACGTCGGGCCACCCACGGCCTTCTCCTTCAACGTCCCGACGCGGAAGGCCAGCGGTGTGATGAGCACCGAGAAGGCCGGCGGCCGGGTCGAGAAAAGCGTCGTCCAAAACGCCGTCTACCTGGGCGGGATGTGTGCGCGCTGCGAGGGCATGGGCTCGGTCTCCGACTTTGACCTCACCGCTTTGTACGACGACACCAAGTCGCTCGGCGACGGTGCCCTGACCGTCCCCGGCTACAGCATGGACGGGTGGTACGGCCGGCTGTTCGAAGGAATGGGCCTGCCGATGGACAAGCCGATTGCCACGTTCACGAAGAAGCAGCTCGAGACGATGCTGTACTCCGAGCCCACCAAGATCAAGGTTGAGGGCATCAACCTCACGTTCGAAGGCATCATCCCCAAGATCCAGAAGTCCATGCTGTCCAAGGACGTCGAGGCGATGCAGCCACACGTGCGGCGCTTTGTGGAGAGCGCCATCACTTTCCAGGCCTGCCCCGAGTGCGAGGGCACGAGGCTCAGCCTCGAGGCCAGGTCGTCGAGGATCCAGGGCAAGAACATCGCCGATCTCTGCGAGATGCAGATCAGTGACCTGGCCGAGTGGGTCCGCGAGTTCGACGAGCCGTCGGTTGCGCCGCTCCTCAACGGACTGCAGCACCTGCTGGATTCCTTCGCCGAAATCGGGCTGGGCTACCTCTCGCTGGACCGCCCGGCAGGCACCCTGTCCGGCGGAGAGGCCCAGCGGACCAAGATGATCCGGCACCTGGGATCGTCCCTCACGGACGTCACCTACGTCTTCGATGAGCCGACCATCGGCCTGCACCCGCACGACATCGAGCGGATGAACCAGCTGCTGCTGCAGCTGCGGGATAAAGGCAACACCGTTCTGGTGGTTGAACACAAGCCCGAGACCATCGCCATCGCCGACCACGTGGTCGATCTCGGCCCCGGCGCCGGCACCGCGGGCGGCAGCGTCTGCTTCGAGGGCAGCGTGGACGGGCTGCGGCGGAGCGATACCATCACCGGCCGCCACCTCGATGACCGGGCGAAGGTCAGGGGATCCGTGCGTACCTCGTCCGGCGTCCTGGAGGTGCATGGCGCCTCCACCCACAACCTCCGGAACGTCGACGTCGACGTTCCCCTCGGCGTGCTTTGCGTGGTGACAGGTGTGGCAGGTTCAGGCAAGAGCTCGCTGATCCACGGTTCGGTGGCAGGACGTGACGGTGTGGTGGTAGTCGACCAGGGCGCCATCAAGGGCTCGCGCCGCAGCAACCCCGCCACTTACACAGGCCTGCTCGAGCCCATCCGCAAGGCTTTCGCGAAGGCGAACAACGTGAAACCGGCGCTGTTCAGCTCCAACTCCGAAGGTGCCTGCCCTACCTGCAACGGCGCGGGCGTCATTTTCACCGAGCTCGGCGTGATGGCCACGGTCGAGTCCACGTGCGAGGACTGCGAGGGCCGGCGGTTCCAGGCGTCCGTGCTGGAATACACGCTGGGTGGCCGGAACATCTCCGAGGTGCTGGCCATGTCCATGACAGAGGCTGAGGTCTTCTTCAGCGAAGGGGAGGCCCGCACGCCCGCCGCCCACAAGATCCTGGACCGGCTCGTCGACGTCGGGCTCGGGTACCTGACGCTCGGCCAGCCGCTCACTACGTTGTCCGGCGGCGAACGGCAGCGCGTCAAGCTGGCCACGCAGATGGCCGAGAAGGGCGACGTCTACGTCCTTGACGAACCGACCACCGGCCTCCACCTCGCGGACGTCGAAAACCTCCTCGGCCTCCTTGACCGGCTTGTCGAGTCCGGCAAATCGGTCATCGTCATCGAGCACCACCAGGCGGTCATGGCGCACGCCGACTGGATCATCGACCTCGGCCCGGGCGCAGGGCACGACGGCGGCAAGATCGTTTTCGAGGGCACGCCCGCCGAGCTCGTGGCCGCCAAGTCCACGCTCACCGGCAAGCACCTCGCGGCTTACGTCGCCGGCTGA
- a CDS encoding copper resistance CopC family protein, which translates to MRSIRRQLLSVVLGTFVFVAAVLGFAAPASAHDAAESSSPAQGATVATAPDQVSVTFNKNPLGIGAQFSVKDSAGAEWADGAVEIVDNTATQKLKAGARAGTYTVAWRVVSSDSHPIEGTFGFTATAAAAGAAPSGTSAAGASPSAAIPTMGTAQPGTVASPAAAEGASEPFPWSLVIFAAVAVGLLVAIGILAKRRLTAGGEDDETEEA; encoded by the coding sequence ATGCGATCCATCCGCCGCCAGTTGCTGAGCGTTGTGCTCGGGACCTTCGTTTTCGTAGCCGCGGTGCTCGGATTCGCGGCCCCGGCCTCGGCCCACGATGCCGCCGAGTCCAGCAGCCCTGCGCAGGGCGCCACTGTGGCAACGGCGCCGGATCAGGTGTCCGTGACGTTCAACAAGAACCCGTTGGGCATCGGCGCACAGTTCTCCGTCAAGGATTCCGCCGGGGCTGAGTGGGCGGATGGCGCTGTTGAGATCGTGGACAACACGGCCACGCAAAAGCTCAAGGCCGGCGCTCGGGCCGGAACCTACACGGTGGCCTGGCGCGTCGTCAGTTCGGATTCCCACCCGATCGAGGGGACCTTCGGCTTCACGGCGACCGCCGCTGCGGCGGGAGCCGCGCCCTCGGGAACATCGGCGGCGGGAGCATCGCCGTCGGCCGCTATTCCCACGATGGGAACCGCTCAGCCGGGAACCGTGGCATCTCCGGCCGCGGCCGAAGGCGCGTCCGAACCGTTCCCCTGGAGCCTGGTGATCTTTGCCGCAGTGGCCGTGGGGCTGCTGGTGGCCATCGGTATCCTCGCGAAGCGCCGCCTCACCGCAGGCGGCGAAGACGACGAAACCGAAGAGGCCTAG
- a CDS encoding FAD-dependent oxidoreductase — protein MPVNGGTERTTTVIIGTGLSGLAVGAELRRRGVDAIVVDGLDILGAGQPANTASLQRCDAADSDSLRERNEILRHLRNYAASHHMDVRNTTRAVQLTMVGGAPGGNSTGTAAGSPSGQWEVHTPNGILLADNIVLTRCAHSQLRRMLSDFGITVGRNLVAAMRQIGIYLVGVGELITPSPKEVLRQAKTVGQAISATVHPESVAAV, from the coding sequence ATGCCTGTGAATGGCGGGACCGAACGGACCACCACGGTGATCATCGGCACGGGGCTCTCAGGCCTGGCTGTTGGCGCAGAACTGCGCCGGCGCGGCGTGGACGCCATTGTGGTGGACGGGCTCGACATCCTCGGCGCCGGACAACCGGCCAACACTGCTTCGCTGCAGCGCTGCGACGCAGCAGACTCCGATTCCCTCCGGGAACGCAACGAGATCCTCCGCCACCTGCGCAACTACGCCGCCAGCCACCACATGGATGTCCGCAACACCACCCGGGCGGTTCAGCTGACCATGGTGGGCGGCGCACCAGGTGGAAACAGTACGGGAACAGCCGCGGGGTCCCCGTCCGGCCAGTGGGAAGTCCACACGCCCAACGGAATCCTGCTGGCAGATAACATTGTGCTGACCCGGTGCGCGCATAGCCAGCTGCGGCGTATGCTCAGCGACTTCGGGATCACGGTTGGCCGGAACCTGGTGGCAGCCATGCGGCAGATCGGCATCTACCTCGTGGGAGTAGGCGAGCTCATCACGCCCTCACCCAAGGAAGTGCTGCGTCAGGCGAAGACCGTGGGTCAGGCCATTTCAGCCACGGTCCACCCGGAAAGCGTCGCCGCCGTCTAG
- a CDS encoding universal stress protein, giving the protein MGAHELHPDPEQDRAGNSASPVGIVVGVDGSDHGQCALVWAAREAERRRRPLHIVTAYSVPIFAASGLDGGYATVDDSVIREGAEAIVKQALEKVSGYNIEVDGSVENGDASGVLLEMSETADLLVFGTRGRGGFVGRLLGSVSSALPAHAKCPTVTVPLVCSDRLGETTEDKRIRAEQAKPGHKQVENVVVVGVDGSEQARIAVLEAADQAERLGATLRVICAVPQFSGSLAWVPAPMDRKALFDDIRIQLDAGMAWLKSHYPKLSVESELLDGSAVDVLVEASRHVELVVVGTRGRGGFTGMLLGSTSGGVLHHAKSPVLVVPDRDDPRLADRAQYGPLPGAA; this is encoded by the coding sequence ATGGGCGCACATGAGTTGCATCCGGATCCGGAACAGGACAGGGCCGGAAATTCGGCTTCTCCAGTAGGGATTGTTGTCGGCGTGGATGGGTCCGACCACGGCCAGTGCGCTTTGGTGTGGGCAGCCCGGGAAGCCGAGCGCCGCCGTCGTCCGTTGCATATTGTCACCGCGTATTCAGTACCGATCTTTGCGGCGTCCGGGCTGGACGGCGGGTACGCCACCGTGGATGATTCCGTGATCCGCGAGGGCGCTGAAGCGATCGTCAAGCAGGCGCTGGAGAAGGTTTCCGGCTACAACATCGAGGTTGACGGCTCCGTGGAGAACGGGGACGCCTCGGGTGTGCTCCTGGAAATGTCCGAGACAGCTGATCTGTTGGTGTTCGGCACCCGGGGCCGTGGCGGATTTGTGGGACGCCTGCTGGGCTCGGTGAGCAGCGCCCTGCCGGCACACGCCAAGTGCCCCACGGTCACCGTGCCGCTGGTGTGTTCGGACCGGCTGGGTGAAACCACCGAAGACAAGCGCATCAGGGCCGAACAGGCCAAGCCAGGGCACAAGCAGGTTGAAAACGTTGTAGTGGTGGGCGTGGACGGGTCCGAGCAGGCACGGATCGCCGTGTTGGAGGCTGCCGACCAGGCTGAACGGCTCGGGGCAACCCTGCGCGTGATCTGTGCGGTGCCGCAGTTCAGTGGTTCCTTGGCCTGGGTTCCGGCCCCCATGGACCGGAAAGCCCTCTTCGATGACATCCGGATCCAACTGGACGCGGGGATGGCCTGGCTCAAGAGCCACTACCCGAAGCTTTCCGTGGAGTCTGAACTCCTGGACGGCTCGGCCGTGGACGTCCTTGTGGAGGCCAGCCGGCACGTGGAACTGGTAGTTGTGGGCACCCGGGGCCGTGGCGGATTCACCGGCATGCTCCTGGGCTCCACGTCCGGCGGCGTGCTGCACCACGCCAAGAGTCCGGTCCTGGTGGTTCCGGACCGCGACGATCCGCGGCTGGCGGACCGGGCGCAGTACGGACCGCTCCCCGGCGCAGCCTGA